A genome region from Nocardioides cynanchi includes the following:
- a CDS encoding ABC transporter ATP-binding protein, producing MALDLTDETVASPTDAVISARDVRVWYGTTRGAIRAVDGVSFDLAPGETLGLVGESGCGKSTLGRGLMGLLPEGAKRDGEVLFRGRDIFSLSAKESYRLRGSELGMIFQEPLTRLNPLMRISQHFEETIKQHEPSLSKDEIRDRALDVLRLMGIPPTRYRSYPHEFSGGMRQRLMIALALVLRPAFVVADEPTTALDVLVEAQIVQILNDLRRNFSTSLLLITHNVGIVAEACDRVAVMYAGRIVEQGKVTDVFRNPQHPYTRELLRSTISLTTTGLHSIDGAPPDLVDPPDGCRFHPRCPDAMTVCAGQNPVNIERPGGGRVECWLAGPDEQIPPGGKQPLNQQELTVADEA from the coding sequence ATGGCACTGGACCTGACGGACGAGACGGTCGCGTCGCCCACGGACGCCGTGATCTCGGCCCGTGACGTACGTGTCTGGTACGGCACCACCCGCGGAGCCATCCGGGCCGTCGACGGTGTGAGCTTCGACCTCGCTCCGGGCGAGACCCTGGGGCTGGTGGGCGAGTCCGGCTGCGGGAAGTCCACCCTCGGTCGCGGGCTGATGGGGCTGCTGCCGGAGGGGGCCAAGCGCGATGGCGAGGTGCTGTTCCGTGGCCGCGACATCTTCTCGCTCAGCGCCAAGGAGTCCTACCGGCTGCGGGGCAGCGAGCTCGGGATGATCTTCCAGGAGCCGTTGACCCGGCTGAACCCGCTGATGCGGATCTCCCAGCACTTCGAGGAGACCATCAAGCAGCACGAGCCGTCCCTGTCGAAGGACGAGATCCGGGACCGCGCGCTCGACGTGCTCCGCCTGATGGGGATCCCACCGACCCGCTACCGCTCCTACCCCCACGAGTTCTCCGGCGGGATGCGGCAGCGGCTGATGATCGCGCTGGCGCTCGTGCTGCGCCCGGCGTTCGTGGTGGCGGACGAGCCGACCACGGCCCTCGACGTCCTGGTCGAGGCGCAGATCGTGCAGATCCTCAACGACCTGAGACGCAACTTCTCGACTTCGCTGCTGCTGATCACCCACAACGTGGGCATCGTCGCCGAGGCGTGCGACCGGGTGGCGGTGATGTACGCCGGCCGGATCGTCGAGCAGGGCAAGGTCACCGACGTGTTCCGCAACCCGCAGCACCCCTACACCCGGGAGCTCCTGCGGTCGACGATCTCGCTGACCACCACCGGCCTGCACTCGATCGACGGTGCGCCGCCCGACCTCGTCGACCCGCCGGACGGCTGCCGGTTCCACCCGCGCTGCCCGGACGCCATGACGGTGTGCGCCGGCCAGAACCCGGTGAACATCGAGCGGCCGGGCGGTGGTCGGGTCGAGTGCTGGCTGGCCGGACCGGACGAGCAGATCCCACCCGGTGGGAAGCAGCCACTCAACCAGCAGGAGCTGACCGTTGCCGACGAAGCCTGA
- a CDS encoding ABC transporter permease, protein MRGILRTLATPFTQTAGLARWMLVIGVLLTSVFVICAVFAPWLAPYGFAQSSSGGVPFPKVAPPSSAHLFGTDRLFFDVFSRVIWGARTALEVVILSIVVCVVIGVPLGIVSGYYGGWLDRILVLVTDALYAFPSFLLAIVFSFLLTNLLGGTVVAVSLSLSVIYVPQYFRVVRNTTLSAKEATYVEAARAIGATDLTIMRRYLFGNVIQSVPVLGTLNAADAILTLAGLGFLGLGIQSTDAAEWGHDLNRALADAGGGVWWTGLYPGLAIVLLVTGLTLVGEGLNETLNPTLRRRRLLPVVMPARPSAAPRPEERS, encoded by the coding sequence ATGCGCGGCATCCTCCGCACCCTGGCCACCCCCTTCACGCAGACCGCCGGCCTGGCCCGCTGGATGCTGGTGATCGGGGTGCTGCTGACCTCCGTCTTCGTGATCTGCGCGGTCTTCGCGCCCTGGCTCGCGCCGTACGGCTTCGCCCAGTCGTCGTCCGGCGGCGTCCCCTTCCCGAAGGTGGCCCCGCCCAGCTCGGCGCACCTGTTCGGCACGGACCGGCTGTTCTTCGACGTCTTCTCGCGGGTGATCTGGGGGGCCCGCACCGCCCTGGAGGTGGTGATCCTCTCGATCGTCGTCTGCGTCGTGATCGGCGTCCCGCTGGGGATCGTGTCGGGCTACTACGGCGGCTGGCTGGACCGGATCCTCGTGCTGGTCACCGACGCGCTCTACGCCTTCCCGTCCTTCCTGCTGGCGATCGTCTTCTCGTTCCTCCTGACCAACCTGCTGGGCGGCACCGTGGTCGCCGTGTCGCTCTCCCTGTCGGTGATCTACGTGCCGCAGTACTTCCGGGTGGTCCGCAACACCACGCTGAGCGCCAAGGAGGCGACGTACGTCGAGGCGGCCCGGGCGATCGGCGCGACCGACCTCACCATCATGCGGCGCTACCTGTTCGGCAACGTGATCCAGAGCGTGCCGGTGCTGGGCACGCTCAACGCCGCGGACGCGATCCTGACCCTGGCCGGGCTGGGCTTCCTCGGGCTCGGGATCCAGTCGACGGACGCCGCCGAGTGGGGCCACGACCTGAACCGCGCTCTGGCCGACGCCGGCGGTGGCGTCTGGTGGACGGGCCTGTATCCCGGGCTGGCCATCGTGCTGCTGGTGACCGGGCTGACCCTGGTCGGCGAGGGGCTGAACGAGACACTCAACCCCACGCTGCGGCGGCGTCGCCTGCTTCCCGTGGTGATGCCGGCGCGGCCGAGCGCCGCGCCCCGGCCCGAGGAGCGGAGCTGA
- a CDS encoding ABC transporter permease encodes MTRAGSGSLPRYIFQRIVLVIPMIWVILTLVFFVLRVAPGDPVSAALGSKLNPQALAQARERLGFNRPLIAQYWDYLSSVAHLDFGTTFSDNQPVLRVVRDNGGATLSLTLAAFVIALAVGIPLGLVAGRYRDSVGDVAIRLFGIVSYAAPIFFVGFLLQLYVAPPLGLPTSGDASPITIFEVKPKTHILLIDVFLSGNGAAIQDVLKHLVLPAVTLGLLICGVFIRLVRVNMLMTMQADYVEAAEARGIRRRNVTWRHAFRNALVPVITVVGLQFALLLGGAVLTETTFNWPGLGQKLVLYINNRDYGAVQGIVTVFAIAVVLISLLVDIINALIDPRVRF; translated from the coding sequence ATGACCCGTGCTGGATCAGGATCCCTGCCCCGGTACATCTTTCAGCGCATCGTCCTGGTGATCCCGATGATCTGGGTGATCCTCACCCTCGTCTTCTTCGTGCTCCGGGTCGCCCCGGGCGACCCGGTCTCGGCCGCCCTGGGCTCCAAGCTGAACCCGCAGGCGCTCGCCCAGGCACGTGAGCGGCTCGGGTTCAACCGACCGCTGATCGCGCAGTACTGGGACTACCTGTCCTCGGTGGCGCACCTCGACTTCGGGACCACCTTCAGCGACAACCAGCCGGTGCTGCGGGTGGTCCGTGACAACGGGGGAGCGACCCTGAGCCTGACCCTCGCGGCGTTCGTGATCGCCCTTGCCGTCGGCATTCCGCTGGGTCTGGTCGCCGGGCGCTACCGCGACTCGGTCGGGGACGTGGCGATCCGGCTGTTCGGCATCGTCAGCTATGCGGCGCCGATCTTCTTCGTGGGCTTCCTGCTCCAGCTGTACGTCGCCCCGCCGCTCGGGCTGCCGACGTCCGGTGACGCCAGCCCGATCACGATCTTCGAGGTCAAGCCGAAGACCCACATCCTCCTGATCGACGTCTTCCTGAGCGGGAACGGCGCGGCGATCCAGGACGTGCTCAAGCACCTGGTCCTCCCGGCCGTCACCCTCGGCCTGCTGATCTGCGGAGTCTTCATCCGGCTGGTGCGGGTCAACATGCTGATGACCATGCAGGCCGACTACGTCGAGGCAGCCGAGGCCCGGGGCATCCGGCGCCGCAACGTGACCTGGCGCCACGCCTTCCGCAACGCGCTGGTGCCGGTGATCACTGTGGTCGGGCTCCAGTTCGCGCTGCTGCTGGGCGGGGCGGTGCTGACCGAGACGACGTTCAACTGGCCGGGCCTGGGGCAGAAGCTGGTGCTGTACATCAACAACCGTGACTACGGAGCCGTCCAGGGCATCGTCACGGTGTTCGCGATCGCGGTGGTGCTGATCAGTCTGCTGGTCGACATCATCAACGCGCTCATCGACCCCCGAGTGAGGTTCTGA
- a CDS encoding ABC transporter substrate-binding protein, with the protein MDRTKKLVAVAGTAAVVAMLSACGGSNSSSGGSTNAGTGSPWILGTTDTVTALDPAGSYDLGSSTLEYNLYQTLVTVPPNSTKIVGDAAKSCTYNDPQTLTCTLNPGEKFSNGDPLTSSDVKYSFERAIQIQDANGAAIYLLGSITDTAKNGKVTLNKGAIETPNDTTVVFHLDHPDTTFQYVLTYPGAAAIVDEDVFPADKKLPDDQVIGSGPYKLDQYKAADQATLSLNPDYTGPNPGKTGQVFVKYYSDPTALALAAKNNEVDVAWRSLAPTDVANLKKDSGVTVATGKGSEIRYWVWNVAGQVGKQLAIRQAAAQVIDRNAIATKAYDGTVDPLYSIVPPGYGGQKDSYKNAYGSPDPAKAKQILQAAGISTPVNLTVGWTPTHYGPSTEDEANELQRQLEASGLFKVTLKSTEWDNYQTVYKQGAYDLFILGWFPDYPDADDYLSPFMVDGGFFQNGYKNAKVDKLVSKEQGSSSTATREKIFGQLQDIAAHDVPFIPSWVGQNTAVYGPGMSGVESTLDPSFIFRFWLVTKAG; encoded by the coding sequence GTGGATCGGACCAAGAAGCTCGTCGCCGTCGCAGGCACGGCGGCCGTCGTGGCCATGCTGAGCGCCTGCGGCGGAAGCAACAGCAGCAGCGGAGGCAGCACCAACGCCGGAACCGGCTCCCCGTGGATCCTCGGCACCACGGACACCGTGACCGCGCTCGACCCGGCCGGGTCCTACGACCTCGGCTCCTCCACCCTCGAGTACAACCTGTACCAGACCCTGGTGACCGTCCCGCCGAACTCCACCAAGATCGTGGGCGACGCCGCCAAGTCGTGCACCTACAACGACCCGCAGACCCTGACCTGCACGCTCAACCCGGGTGAGAAGTTCTCCAACGGCGACCCGCTGACCTCCTCCGACGTGAAGTACAGCTTCGAGCGGGCGATCCAGATCCAGGACGCCAACGGCGCAGCGATCTACCTCCTCGGCAGCATCACCGACACCGCGAAGAACGGCAAGGTCACCCTCAACAAGGGCGCGATCGAGACGCCGAACGACACCACGGTGGTCTTCCACCTCGACCACCCGGACACGACGTTCCAGTACGTCCTGACCTACCCCGGAGCGGCGGCGATCGTCGATGAGGACGTCTTCCCCGCCGACAAGAAGCTGCCCGACGACCAGGTCATCGGCTCCGGGCCCTACAAGCTGGACCAGTACAAGGCCGCCGACCAGGCCACCCTGTCGCTGAACCCTGACTACACCGGGCCGAACCCGGGCAAGACGGGCCAGGTCTTCGTGAAGTACTACTCCGACCCGACTGCCCTCGCGCTCGCGGCGAAGAACAACGAGGTCGACGTCGCCTGGCGCAGCCTGGCTCCGACCGATGTCGCCAACCTGAAGAAGGACTCCGGCGTCACCGTGGCGACGGGCAAGGGCTCGGAGATCCGCTACTGGGTCTGGAACGTCGCGGGCCAGGTCGGCAAGCAGCTCGCGATCCGGCAGGCGGCCGCCCAGGTGATCGACCGCAACGCGATCGCGACGAAGGCCTACGACGGAACCGTCGACCCGCTCTACTCCATCGTGCCCCCGGGCTACGGCGGTCAGAAGGACTCCTACAAGAACGCCTACGGATCCCCGGACCCGGCCAAGGCCAAGCAGATCCTGCAGGCCGCCGGCATCAGCACCCCGGTGAACCTGACCGTGGGCTGGACGCCCACGCACTACGGCCCGAGCACCGAGGACGAGGCGAACGAGCTGCAGCGTCAGCTCGAGGCCAGCGGGCTGTTCAAGGTGACCCTGAAGAGCACCGAGTGGGACAACTACCAGACCGTCTACAAGCAGGGTGCCTACGACCTGTTCATCCTGGGCTGGTTCCCCGACTACCCCGACGCCGACGACTACCTGTCGCCGTTCATGGTCGACGGTGGGTTCTTCCAGAACGGCTACAAGAACGCCAAGGTGGACAAGCTCGTCAGCAAGGAGCAGGGCAGCAGCAGTACCGCCACCCGGGAGAAGATCTTCGGGCAGCTCCAGGACATCGCGGCCCATGACGTGCCGTTCATCCCGTCATGGGTCGGACAGAACACCGCGGTGTACGGCCCGGGCATGTCCGGCGTCGAGTCCACGCTGGACCCGTCGTTCATCTTCCGGTTCTGGTTGGTCACCAAGGCCGGCTGA
- a CDS encoding HAD family phosphatase, whose protein sequence is MTDVGRRLDSFAAVLWDMDGTLVDTEPYWMDSELALAKRYGGTWSREQALQVVGFDLLDAARLMRPQMGIDLAPEQIVEQLLDDVVARVRREVPWRPGARELLASLRTADVPCALVTMSYTRFADPIVAALPAGTFDVVITGDTVDRGKPHPEPYLAAARGLGVPAVECLAIEDSTTGAASASAAGCTVLVAPLHVSVPSGAGRVFVDSLEGLDAASVLGAVGVL, encoded by the coding sequence CTGACCGACGTCGGACGACGCCTGGACTCCTTCGCCGCGGTCCTGTGGGACATGGACGGCACGCTGGTCGACACCGAGCCCTACTGGATGGACTCGGAGCTCGCCCTGGCCAAGAGGTACGGCGGTACGTGGAGCCGCGAGCAGGCGCTCCAGGTGGTCGGCTTCGACCTGCTCGACGCCGCCCGGCTGATGCGCCCGCAGATGGGGATCGACCTCGCACCCGAGCAGATCGTCGAGCAGCTGCTGGACGACGTGGTGGCCCGGGTCCGCCGGGAGGTGCCGTGGCGCCCGGGAGCCCGCGAGCTGCTGGCCTCCCTGCGCACGGCGGACGTCCCGTGCGCGCTGGTCACCATGTCGTACACGCGGTTCGCCGATCCGATCGTGGCCGCCCTGCCGGCAGGGACCTTCGACGTCGTGATCACCGGCGACACGGTCGACCGGGGCAAGCCGCATCCCGAGCCCTACCTCGCGGCGGCGCGCGGACTCGGGGTCCCCGCGGTCGAGTGCCTGGCCATCGAGGACTCCACGACGGGTGCGGCGTCGGCGTCCGCCGCAGGGTGCACGGTGCTGGTCGCACCCCTTCACGTGAGCGTGCCGAGCGGAGCGGGCCGGGTCTTCGTCGACTCCCTCGAGGGGCTCGACGCGGCCTCGGTCCTGGGCGCCGTCGGCGTCCTCTAA
- the metH gene encoding methionine synthase: protein MTQPSHRPDASRELTELLHERILVLDGAMGTMIQAHKLAEADYRGDRFASYDGDLGGDNDLLSLSNPDVIRSIHTAYLEAGADIICTNTFNATRISQADYGLQDLAYEMNAAAASLAREAVDAVTTHERPRYVAGSLGPTSKTASISPDVNDPGARNVTFDELVEAYLEEARGLVDGGADLLLVETIFDTLNAKAAIFALETLFDEHGRRWPVIISGTITDASGRTLSGQVTEAFWNSVRHVGPLAVGLNCALGAEELRPYVAELSRVADTFVSAHPNAGLPNAFGEYDETPQHMAGILGEFATSGLVNIVGGCCGTTAEHIAAIADSAKGVTPRVIPEIRPALRLSGLEPVTITEESLFVNVGERTNITGSARFRKLIKDGDYDAGLTVAAQQVEAGAQVIDVNMDEGMIDGVAAMDRFLKLIASEPDISRVPVMVDSSKWEVIEAGLKCVQGKAIVNSISMKEGEEKFIEHARLCRRYGAAAVVMAFDENGQADSLERRQQICERAYRILTEQVGFPAEDIIFDPNVFAVATGIEEHATYGHDFIEATRWIKQNLPGALVSGGISNVSFSFRGNNPVREAIHAVFLYHAIAAGLDMGIVNAGALVVYDQVDPELRERIEDVVLNRRPDAAERLLEIAERFNIAAGVGEVATEEWRELPVEERITHALVKGIDAHVEPDTEELRALIAERGGRPIEVIEGPLMDGMNVVGDLFGSGKMFLPQVVKSARVMKKAVAYLIPFIEQEKLDRPELATAKDTNGTIVMATVKGDVHDIGKNIVGVVLQCNNYEVIDLGVMVPAQKILETAREVGADVIGLSGLITPSLDEMVNVASEMQRQGFTLPLLIGGATTSRAHTAVKVDQKYDGPVVWVKDASRSVPVTAALLDPKQRDKLLEGVTADYDSLRTRHAAKNDRPLATLADARAARTPIDWTGYRPPRPHLLLQQDHAVSSAVGLPGAGQHVRVFPSVDLAELRRYIDWQPFFNAWEMKGSFPEILDDAESGETARRLYEDAQAMLDRIVDEGWLTAKGVVGLFPANSVGDDIEVYLGEDRGEPHAVLHHLRQQGAHRPGVPNRCLADYVAPKETGLKDYIGLFAVTAGLGVAERIERFKAEVDDYSGILLESLADRLAEALAERLHERVRRELWGYAPDEHLDQHQLLKEQYAGIRPAAGYPASPDHTEKQVLWDLLDVGTHTGMELTESMAMWPGASVSGVYFSHPESQYFVVGRLAPDQVADYAERKGWTLAEAERWLSPNLGYDPED, encoded by the coding sequence GTGACCCAGCCGTCGCACCGACCGGATGCCAGCCGGGAGCTCACCGAGCTCCTGCACGAGCGGATCCTGGTGCTCGACGGCGCGATGGGCACGATGATCCAGGCGCACAAGCTCGCGGAGGCCGACTACCGTGGCGACCGCTTCGCGTCGTACGACGGAGACCTCGGCGGTGACAACGACCTCCTCTCGCTGAGCAACCCCGACGTGATCCGCAGCATCCACACGGCCTACCTCGAGGCCGGCGCCGACATCATCTGTACCAACACCTTCAACGCCACCCGGATCTCCCAGGCCGACTACGGCCTCCAGGACCTCGCCTACGAGATGAACGCCGCCGCTGCGTCGCTGGCGCGGGAGGCCGTGGACGCGGTCACCACGCACGAGCGGCCCCGCTACGTCGCCGGGTCGCTCGGCCCGACGTCGAAGACCGCCTCGATCTCACCCGACGTCAACGACCCGGGCGCCCGCAACGTCACCTTCGACGAGCTGGTCGAGGCCTACCTGGAGGAGGCGCGCGGCCTGGTCGACGGCGGTGCCGACCTGCTCCTGGTCGAGACGATCTTCGACACCCTCAACGCCAAGGCCGCGATCTTCGCCCTCGAGACGCTCTTCGACGAGCACGGCCGCCGCTGGCCGGTGATCATCTCCGGCACCATCACCGACGCCAGCGGCCGGACCCTGTCCGGCCAAGTGACCGAGGCGTTCTGGAACTCCGTGCGACACGTCGGCCCGCTCGCCGTCGGCCTGAACTGCGCGTTGGGCGCCGAGGAGCTCCGCCCCTACGTCGCCGAGCTGTCGCGGGTCGCCGACACGTTCGTCTCCGCCCACCCCAACGCCGGGCTGCCCAACGCCTTCGGGGAGTACGACGAGACGCCGCAGCACATGGCCGGCATCCTGGGGGAGTTCGCCACGAGCGGCCTGGTCAACATCGTCGGCGGCTGCTGCGGCACGACCGCCGAGCACATCGCCGCGATCGCGGACTCGGCCAAGGGCGTGACCCCACGGGTCATCCCCGAGATCCGGCCGGCACTCCGCCTCTCCGGCCTCGAGCCGGTCACCATCACCGAGGAGAGCCTCTTCGTCAACGTGGGCGAGCGCACCAACATCACCGGCTCCGCCCGCTTCCGCAAGCTGATCAAGGACGGTGACTACGACGCCGGGCTGACCGTCGCCGCCCAGCAGGTGGAGGCCGGCGCGCAGGTCATCGACGTCAACATGGACGAGGGCATGATCGACGGTGTCGCCGCCATGGACCGCTTCCTGAAGCTGATCGCCTCGGAGCCCGACATCTCCCGCGTGCCGGTGATGGTCGACTCCTCCAAGTGGGAGGTGATCGAGGCCGGGCTGAAGTGCGTGCAGGGCAAGGCGATCGTCAACTCGATCTCGATGAAGGAGGGCGAGGAGAAGTTCATCGAGCACGCCCGCCTGTGCCGGCGCTACGGTGCGGCCGCGGTGGTGATGGCCTTCGACGAGAACGGCCAGGCCGACAGCCTCGAGCGCCGGCAGCAGATCTGTGAGCGCGCCTACCGGATCCTCACCGAGCAGGTGGGCTTCCCGGCCGAGGACATCATCTTCGACCCCAACGTGTTCGCCGTCGCGACCGGCATCGAGGAGCACGCGACGTACGGCCACGACTTCATCGAGGCCACCCGGTGGATCAAGCAGAACCTGCCCGGCGCCCTGGTCTCCGGGGGCATCTCCAACGTGAGCTTCTCGTTCCGGGGCAACAACCCGGTCCGCGAGGCGATCCACGCGGTCTTCCTCTACCACGCGATCGCGGCCGGCCTCGACATGGGAATCGTCAACGCGGGCGCCCTCGTCGTCTACGACCAGGTCGACCCCGAGCTGCGCGAGCGGATCGAGGACGTCGTGCTCAACCGGCGTCCCGACGCAGCCGAGCGCCTGCTCGAGATCGCCGAGCGCTTCAACATCGCAGCCGGCGTCGGTGAGGTCGCCACCGAGGAGTGGCGCGAGCTCCCGGTCGAGGAGCGGATCACCCACGCGCTGGTCAAGGGCATCGACGCCCATGTCGAGCCCGACACCGAGGAGCTCAGGGCCCTGATCGCCGAGCGCGGCGGCCGGCCGATCGAGGTGATCGAGGGCCCGCTGATGGACGGCATGAACGTCGTCGGCGACCTGTTCGGCAGCGGCAAGATGTTCCTGCCCCAGGTGGTCAAGAGCGCTCGGGTGATGAAGAAGGCCGTCGCCTACCTGATCCCGTTCATCGAGCAGGAGAAGCTGGACCGGCCCGAGCTGGCCACCGCCAAGGACACCAACGGCACGATCGTGATGGCCACCGTCAAGGGCGACGTCCACGACATCGGCAAGAACATCGTCGGCGTGGTGCTCCAGTGCAACAACTACGAGGTGATCGACCTCGGGGTGATGGTGCCGGCCCAGAAGATCCTCGAGACCGCGCGCGAGGTGGGTGCCGACGTGATCGGGCTGTCCGGCCTGATCACGCCGAGCCTGGACGAGATGGTCAACGTCGCCTCGGAGATGCAGCGCCAGGGCTTCACGCTGCCGTTGCTGATCGGCGGTGCTACGACGTCGCGGGCGCACACCGCGGTCAAGGTCGACCAGAAGTACGACGGGCCCGTGGTCTGGGTCAAGGACGCCTCCCGCTCGGTGCCGGTCACCGCGGCGCTGCTCGACCCCAAGCAGCGCGACAAGCTGCTCGAGGGCGTGACCGCCGACTACGACTCCCTGCGCACCAGGCACGCCGCCAAGAACGACCGGCCGCTGGCCACGCTGGCGGATGCCCGGGCCGCGCGCACCCCGATCGACTGGACCGGCTACCGCCCGCCGCGGCCGCACCTGCTGCTCCAGCAGGACCACGCGGTCTCCTCGGCGGTCGGGCTGCCCGGTGCCGGTCAGCACGTCCGGGTCTTCCCGAGCGTCGACCTCGCCGAGCTGCGCCGCTACATCGACTGGCAGCCGTTCTTCAACGCCTGGGAGATGAAGGGGTCGTTCCCCGAGATCCTCGACGACGCCGAGTCCGGCGAGACCGCTCGCCGGCTCTACGAGGACGCGCAGGCGATGCTCGACCGGATCGTCGACGAGGGCTGGCTGACGGCCAAGGGCGTGGTCGGGCTGTTCCCGGCCAACTCCGTGGGTGACGACATCGAGGTGTATCTCGGCGAGGACCGCGGCGAGCCGCACGCCGTACTCCATCACCTGCGGCAGCAGGGAGCCCACCGGCCCGGGGTGCCCAACCGCTGCCTGGCCGACTACGTCGCACCCAAGGAGACGGGGCTCAAGGACTACATCGGCCTGTTCGCGGTCACCGCCGGGCTCGGCGTCGCGGAGCGGATCGAGCGGTTCAAGGCCGAGGTCGACGACTACTCCGGCATCCTCCTGGAGTCGCTGGCCGATCGGCTCGCCGAGGCTCTCGCGGAGCGGCTCCACGAGCGCGTTCGCCGCGAGCTGTGGGGGTACGCACCCGACGAGCACCTCGACCAGCACCAGCTGCTCAAGGAGCAGTACGCCGGGATCCGCCCGGCCGCGGGCTACCCGGCCAGCCCCGACCACACCGAGAAGCAGGTGCTCTGGGACCTCCTCGACGTCGGCACCCACACCGGCATGGAGCTGACGGAGTCGATGGCGATGTGGCCGGGCGCGTCGGTGTCGGGGGTCTACTTCAGCCACCCGGAGTCCCAGTACTTCGTGGTGGGCCGCCTCGCACCCGACCAGGTCGCGGACTATGCCGAGCGCAAGGGCTGGACCCTCGCGGAGGCGGAGCGCTGGCTCTCGCCCAACCTCGGCTACGACCCGGAGGACTGA
- a CDS encoding PAC2 family protein: MIEIEEIDDLVEPVVIAAFEGWNDAADAASSVVDHLIRVWDARIIGAIDPEEFYDFQVNRPVVGADALGHRRITWPSTQIAVASPPDLDRDVILIRGIEPNMRWRQFCAELLAACDDLGGELVITLGALLADTPHTRPIPVTGTATEPDLVDRLNLEQSTYEGPTGIVGVFQDACVRLDVPSVSYWAAVPHYVAQPPCPKATLALLGQLEELLEVSIPLGDLPEDARAWERGVDELADEDEDVRDYVRALEETRDTADLPEASGEAIAREFERYLKRRTDEG; the protein is encoded by the coding sequence GTGATCGAGATCGAGGAGATCGACGACCTGGTGGAACCCGTGGTGATCGCGGCGTTCGAGGGCTGGAACGACGCCGCCGACGCTGCGTCGTCCGTGGTCGACCACCTGATCCGGGTCTGGGACGCCCGGATCATCGGCGCGATCGACCCCGAGGAGTTCTACGACTTCCAGGTCAACCGTCCGGTGGTGGGTGCGGACGCGCTCGGACACCGCCGGATCACCTGGCCGAGCACCCAGATCGCCGTGGCCTCGCCACCGGACCTGGACCGCGACGTGATCCTGATCCGTGGCATCGAGCCGAACATGCGCTGGCGCCAGTTCTGCGCCGAGCTGCTGGCTGCCTGTGACGACCTCGGCGGCGAGCTGGTGATCACCCTCGGCGCGCTGCTGGCCGACACGCCGCACACCCGCCCGATCCCGGTCACCGGCACCGCGACCGAGCCGGACCTGGTGGACCGGCTCAACCTCGAGCAGTCCACCTACGAGGGCCCGACCGGCATCGTGGGGGTGTTCCAGGACGCCTGCGTGCGGCTCGACGTGCCGTCGGTCTCGTACTGGGCCGCGGTGCCGCACTACGTCGCGCAGCCGCCGTGCCCCAAGGCCACCCTGGCGCTGCTCGGACAGCTCGAGGAGCTGCTCGAGGTGAGCATCCCGCTCGGCGACCTGCCCGAGGACGCACGGGCCTGGGAGCGCGGCGTGGACGAGCTGGCCGACGAGGACGAGGACGTCCGCGACTACGTCCGTGCCCTCGAGGAGACCCGTGACACCGCCGACCTCCCGGAGGCCTCGGGCGAGGCGATCGCTCGGGAGTTCGAGCGCTACCTCAAACGGCGTACCGACGAGGGCTGA
- a CDS encoding SCO1664 family protein produces MDPVLLTGELTLHGRVMPASNATFVGEIGGRRVIYKPVAGERPLWDFPDGTLAAREEAAYLVSVATGWDIVPLTFQREGPHGPGMVQLWQEPDPVQEAVTLVSGHDVPDGWRHVFDGLDDRDHVVSLIHEDTPELRRMAVFDAVVNNADRKGGHVLAMPGGHRYGVDHGLTFHVEHKLRTVLWGWAGELLSDEDRAVLELLADSLDADLGERLVDLVTYHEVEATRRRLKRLLRVGALPEPGQGWRAIPWPPF; encoded by the coding sequence ATGGACCCCGTCCTCCTGACCGGCGAGCTCACCTTGCACGGCCGGGTCATGCCGGCGTCGAACGCGACCTTCGTCGGCGAGATCGGCGGACGTCGGGTGATCTACAAGCCGGTGGCGGGGGAGCGGCCGCTGTGGGACTTCCCCGACGGCACCCTCGCGGCGCGGGAGGAGGCGGCGTACCTCGTCTCGGTGGCGACGGGCTGGGACATCGTGCCCCTGACCTTCCAGCGCGAGGGGCCGCACGGGCCCGGCATGGTCCAGCTCTGGCAGGAGCCGGACCCCGTCCAGGAGGCGGTCACCCTCGTCTCCGGCCACGACGTGCCCGACGGGTGGCGGCACGTGTTCGACGGGCTCGACGACCGCGACCACGTCGTGTCGCTGATCCACGAGGACACCCCCGAGCTGCGCCGGATGGCGGTGTTCGACGCCGTCGTCAACAACGCCGACCGCAAGGGCGGGCACGTGCTCGCCATGCCGGGCGGCCACCGGTACGGCGTGGACCACGGCCTGACCTTCCACGTCGAGCACAAGCTCCGCACCGTGCTGTGGGGCTGGGCCGGCGAGCTGCTGAGCGACGAGGACCGCGCCGTTCTCGAGCTGCTGGCCGACAGCCTGGACGCCGACCTCGGCGAGCGCCTGGTCGACCTGGTCACGTACCACGAGGTCGAGGCGACCCGGCGGCGGCTGAAGCGGCTGCTCCGCGTGGGGGCCCTTCCCGAGCCCGGCCAGGGCTGGCGCGCCATCCCGTGGCCACCCTTCTGA